From Arcticibacter tournemirensis, one genomic window encodes:
- a CDS encoding hybrid sensor histidine kinase/response regulator transcription factor, which translates to MNRNIPLKKAGLYVLCFIFSFQLTGKEPDLNFTTFTSRDGLSSNTVNSVLEDHFGFLWIATEDGLNRFDGTSFKVYRHISGQEASLPVNHVTSLFEDSDGSLWVATNGGAVSIYDRNKDEFVNLTAYNPSVVNMAATSISEDHLGNIWIGSYNGLFVVNRATRKVIRIYREGKSKGDLHTNIIIALFRDSRKNMWIGTNAGLYRHDKSTGKFTRVLNSMAEPGYILSLTEDKKGHIIAGTMRGLYVLSFAGKQVMTLNQGSGSSNISSEIVYAVKTAKDGLVWLGTEDGLNVVNIDSGFVYRYRADRRNRSSLRSKSIRSICFDANGIGWIGTFQGGVSKYDQNYTSFKAVESNPFDVNGLSAPVVTSFAEYRGKGVFVGTDGGGVDLFHPNSGLFTHYQVAAGVAGSNKRLSVLALEMTKDNKLWVGTFLDGVYIVDVKTGSSTHLVKGGGPSNLNFSDIFCIREDRRGNVWIGTNGGGINLYNPSTGLIEKLLHNPAKPGDRNHLSHLVIRALEEDSNGNMWIGTFGGGISVRNPRTRRFTFYSKEKNGLPNNYIITIKEDSKGNIWVGTNGGGLSLLDRKSGRFVTYSEKDGLVNDGVQTIVEDKDGKIWLSTNKGISSFDPLTRKFKNYSHHNGLQNSPFVLGAGLCMSDGTLFFGGQEGFNYFDPSVLRMNRNVPPVVLTNLRVNNSNVIPSDDGPLKQSILIAKEIDLRYKDNFSITFVALNYTISEQNQYEYRLKGVDKDWIQAGKEHTAYYTNLDPGEYIFEVRASNNDGIWNKKGRSVIINVSPPFWRTIYAYIFYALSVIGTIFWIRYRGIKKLEMKFALEKERIEARQLIEQERRQAEHLHQMDLMKIKFLTNLSHEFRTPLSLIVGPVEALIEKISEPAFSSQLSLIRRNGRRLMNLVNQLLDFRKMEEQELKLHLAAGDIISFSRDIADSFCDVAARKNISFKFSADITNAFVLFDHDKIERILFNLLSNAFKFTQEGGEILVEIIAREEESSEGVLVLDIIVSDSGIGIPAEAQRKLFNRFFQHDPGPLVLNQGTGIGLSIVKEFTKMHGGSVDVQSEQRKGSSFVVSIPFALPETGVDGIEERHCREAAIPAETGGTIPNQQNRMPDGASVLIVEDDDDFRFYIKDNLKLSYRIYEATNGKEGWQRALAHHPDIIVCDVNMPVMSGIELSRKLKADKRTSHIPLILLTASTLEDEQIKGLESGANDYMTKPFNFAVLNVKLKNLLMLNQTLKDTYVKQVKVLPPAVEIQSENEKLINKVLVYIEENLNNPQLSVEGMARSLLMSRASLYNKITEITGMSPVEFIRSAKLDRAIILLEQSDLTIAQIAYQVGFSTPNYFARAFKAKYNIVPSEYLAKKRKLQPTEY; encoded by the coding sequence ATGAATAGGAACATACCTTTAAAAAAAGCCGGCCTATACGTTCTGTGTTTTATTTTTTCGTTTCAGCTGACAGGAAAGGAGCCGGATCTTAACTTTACTACCTTTACTTCCAGGGACGGTTTGTCTTCGAATACTGTCAATTCAGTGCTTGAGGATCATTTCGGTTTTTTGTGGATTGCCACCGAAGATGGACTGAACCGCTTTGACGGTACTTCTTTTAAAGTTTACAGGCATATCAGTGGCCAGGAGGCTTCATTACCTGTAAATCATGTTACTTCTCTTTTTGAAGATTCAGACGGCTCGTTATGGGTGGCAACGAATGGAGGAGCGGTGAGCATTTACGACAGGAATAAAGATGAGTTTGTAAATCTTACCGCATACAATCCTTCGGTTGTGAACATGGCCGCCACTTCCATTTCTGAGGACCACCTCGGAAATATCTGGATAGGTTCTTATAACGGGCTTTTTGTAGTGAACCGCGCAACCCGAAAGGTTATCCGCATTTACAGGGAGGGGAAGTCGAAAGGCGATTTACACACAAATATTATTATTGCGCTATTCAGAGACTCAAGGAAGAACATGTGGATCGGAACAAATGCCGGCCTCTATCGTCACGATAAAAGTACGGGTAAATTTACGCGCGTGCTGAATTCTATGGCTGAGCCAGGATATATTTTGTCGTTAACTGAAGATAAAAAAGGGCATATCATTGCCGGGACCATGAGAGGCCTGTATGTGTTAAGTTTTGCAGGAAAACAAGTAATGACACTCAATCAGGGAAGTGGCTCTTCAAATATCAGCAGTGAGATAGTATATGCTGTTAAAACGGCTAAAGATGGTTTGGTATGGCTGGGTACCGAAGATGGATTAAATGTTGTAAATATTGATAGTGGTTTTGTTTATAGGTACCGGGCTGACCGGCGAAACAGAAGCAGTTTGAGGTCTAAGTCAATTCGTTCCATTTGCTTTGATGCAAACGGAATTGGATGGATCGGGACGTTTCAGGGAGGGGTAAGCAAATACGATCAGAACTATACCAGCTTTAAAGCAGTGGAGAGCAATCCCTTCGATGTGAACGGACTTAGTGCACCTGTAGTAACCTCCTTCGCCGAGTACCGGGGAAAGGGTGTGTTTGTAGGGACCGACGGTGGAGGGGTTGATTTATTTCATCCAAACAGCGGACTTTTTACTCATTATCAGGTTGCCGCAGGTGTTGCCGGGAGCAATAAACGGTTGTCGGTTCTTGCCCTGGAGATGACAAAAGATAACAAGTTATGGGTGGGGACTTTCCTTGACGGGGTATATATTGTTGATGTTAAAACAGGCAGCAGTACTCACCTGGTTAAAGGCGGGGGCCCGTCTAACCTGAATTTCAGCGATATCTTCTGCATCCGTGAAGACAGAAGAGGCAATGTCTGGATAGGCACCAACGGCGGTGGGATAAATCTCTATAACCCGTCAACCGGACTGATTGAAAAGTTGCTGCATAATCCGGCTAAACCGGGGGATCGTAATCATCTTTCTCATCTGGTTATCAGGGCGCTGGAAGAGGACAGTAACGGCAATATGTGGATCGGTACTTTTGGCGGGGGTATTTCTGTGAGGAACCCCAGGACCCGCCGGTTTACGTTCTATTCCAAGGAAAAGAACGGGCTTCCTAACAATTATATTATCACAATCAAGGAAGACAGCAAAGGGAATATTTGGGTTGGCACCAACGGTGGAGGACTTAGTTTACTTGACAGGAAAAGTGGTCGTTTTGTAACATACTCCGAAAAAGACGGACTTGTTAACGACGGCGTTCAGACGATTGTTGAGGACAAGGATGGCAAGATCTGGCTGAGCACTAATAAAGGGATAAGCAGCTTTGATCCCTTAACCAGGAAATTTAAAAATTACTCGCACCATAACGGGCTTCAAAACAGTCCTTTTGTGCTCGGAGCCGGCCTTTGTATGTCTGACGGAACCTTGTTCTTTGGAGGACAGGAGGGGTTTAATTATTTTGATCCTTCGGTACTGCGGATGAATCGCAATGTTCCTCCTGTGGTACTTACCAATCTAAGGGTAAATAATTCTAATGTTATTCCTTCTGACGACGGCCCATTGAAGCAATCGATATTAATTGCAAAGGAGATCGATCTAAGGTATAAGGACAATTTCTCAATCACCTTTGTCGCATTAAATTATACGATATCAGAGCAAAATCAGTATGAGTACCGTCTTAAAGGTGTTGATAAGGACTGGATACAGGCTGGAAAAGAGCATACTGCGTATTATACCAACCTGGATCCGGGGGAGTATATATTTGAGGTAAGGGCAAGTAATAACGACGGTATATGGAATAAAAAGGGCCGCTCGGTCATCATCAATGTCTCTCCTCCGTTTTGGCGTACTATCTACGCTTACATCTTTTATGCTCTCAGCGTAATCGGTACCATTTTCTGGATCAGGTATCGTGGAATAAAAAAACTGGAAATGAAGTTTGCCCTCGAAAAGGAGCGGATAGAAGCAAGGCAGTTAATTGAACAGGAGCGCCGTCAGGCTGAGCACCTTCATCAGATGGATCTGATGAAAATTAAGTTTCTTACGAATCTTAGTCATGAGTTCAGGACACCGCTATCCCTCATCGTCGGGCCGGTAGAGGCGTTGATTGAAAAAATAAGCGAACCGGCATTTTCTAGCCAGTTAAGTTTAATCAGACGTAATGGACGTCGCTTGATGAACCTTGTGAATCAATTGCTTGACTTCAGAAAAATGGAAGAACAGGAATTAAAGCTTCATCTTGCCGCTGGAGATATCATCTCTTTTTCAAGGGATATTGCCGACTCGTTTTGTGATGTAGCGGCGAGAAAGAATATCAGTTTTAAATTTTCTGCAGATATTACGAATGCGTTCGTGCTTTTTGATCACGACAAGATTGAAAGGATCCTTTTTAATTTACTTTCAAATGCGTTCAAATTCACACAGGAGGGAGGCGAGATACTTGTTGAAATTATTGCCCGTGAAGAAGAGAGCTCTGAAGGAGTGCTTGTGCTTGATATCATTGTTTCGGATTCGGGTATAGGTATTCCCGCCGAGGCGCAAAGAAAACTCTTTAACCGCTTTTTTCAACATGACCCGGGTCCCCTGGTACTTAATCAGGGCACTGGTATTGGCCTTTCGATTGTAAAGGAGTTTACCAAAATGCATGGCGGGTCTGTAGACGTACAAAGTGAGCAGAGAAAAGGCAGCAGTTTTGTTGTGTCCATTCCTTTTGCTTTACCCGAAACCGGGGTGGACGGAATTGAGGAACGGCACTGCCGTGAGGCTGCAATACCGGCAGAAACAGGAGGTACTATTCCAAACCAGCAGAACAGGATGCCGGACGGCGCTTCTGTGCTCATCGTGGAGGACGATGATGACTTCAGATTTTACATTAAAGATAATTTGAAGTTATCATACAGGATATATGAAGCCACTAATGGAAAGGAAGGATGGCAGCGCGCGCTGGCGCATCATCCGGATATTATAGTTTGTGATGTTAATATGCCTGTTATGAGCGGCATTGAGCTTAGCCGCAAGTTGAAAGCCGACAAAAGAACGTCGCATATTCCGCTGATCTTGCTGACGGCCTCGACTCTCGAAGATGAGCAGATAAAGGGGCTGGAATCGGGGGCTAATGATTACATGACGAAACCGTTTAACTTTGCGGTCCTGAATGTTAAACTGAAGAACCTGTTGATGCTCAATCAAACGTTGAAAGATACTTATGTGAAACAGGTTAAGGTGTTGCCGCCCGCTGTTGAGATCCAGTCGGAAAATGAAAAACTGATTAACAAGGTCCTGGTTTACATTGAAGAGAATCTGAATAATCCTCAACTTTCGGTAGAGGGCATGGCACGGAGTCTTTTAATGAGCAGGGCATCACTTTATAATAAGATCACCGAAATCACGGGGATGAGTCCGGTTGAATTTATCAGGTCGGCAAAGCTCGACCGGGCCATTATTCTTTTGGAACAAAGTGATCTCACTATTGCGCAGATAGCTTATCAGGTTGGCTTTTCTACTCCTAATTATTTTGCAAGGGCGTTTAAGGCAAAGTACAATATCGTTCCTTCAGAGTATCTGGCAAAGAAAAGAAAATTACAGCCCACGGAATACTAA
- a CDS encoding alpha/beta hydrolase-fold protein, whose translation MNLKSITIALAVALVCGFSYAQTSTEGVKEDFKPSPLNQPGQEYPQVNSQGYARFRIKAPQADSIRVSLGLGGQGGTRLSKGSDGFFTGTTSGPMDEGFHYYHLTIDGGVFNDPGALNFFGSLRWESGIEIPARDQDFYALKDVPHGNVQQVLFPSKSTNMQRRAFVYTPPGYGKSTKKYPVLYLQHGWGEDETAWSNQGRANLIMDNLIAEGRTKPFIIVMTYGMTNDTRWGGIRDFKIDAFQTVLTEELIPYIDANFQTIANRNNRAMAGLSMGGMETHSITLNKPDIFGYYALLSGGTFNPDELKDKVKPHLIFLSCGSKERPDGVKKAVSSLKEAGYNAVSYVSENTAHEFLTWRRSLKELAPLLFRQN comes from the coding sequence ATGAACTTAAAAAGTATTACCATTGCTTTGGCAGTTGCACTAGTGTGCGGATTCTCTTATGCTCAAACCAGCACTGAGGGGGTTAAGGAAGATTTCAAACCATCGCCCCTGAATCAACCGGGACAAGAATATCCCCAGGTGAACTCACAAGGTTATGCCCGGTTCCGGATTAAAGCACCTCAGGCAGATAGTATCAGGGTGAGCCTTGGCCTTGGCGGTCAGGGAGGAACCCGGCTCAGTAAAGGCTCAGACGGATTTTTCACAGGTACAACTTCAGGTCCTATGGATGAAGGCTTTCATTATTATCATCTGACGATTGATGGAGGCGTGTTTAATGATCCGGGAGCTCTTAATTTTTTCGGTTCCCTGCGCTGGGAAAGCGGGATTGAAATACCAGCCAGGGACCAGGACTTTTATGCGCTTAAAGATGTTCCTCATGGGAATGTGCAACAGGTTCTCTTTCCTTCCAAAAGCACCAATATGCAACGAAGGGCATTCGTGTACACTCCTCCGGGTTATGGAAAAAGCACAAAAAAATATCCTGTGTTATACCTGCAACATGGCTGGGGTGAGGATGAGACCGCCTGGAGCAACCAGGGGCGCGCGAATCTTATCATGGACAACCTCATTGCGGAGGGCAGAACCAAGCCTTTTATCATTGTTATGACTTATGGTATGACGAACGACACCAGATGGGGAGGTATAAGAGACTTTAAAATCGACGCTTTTCAAACTGTGCTGACAGAAGAGCTAATACCTTATATCGATGCTAATTTCCAAACCATCGCCAACAGGAATAACCGGGCTATGGCAGGGCTTTCAATGGGTGGTATGGAAACGCATAGCATTACACTTAACAAACCCGATATTTTTGGTTATTATGCCCTGCTAAGTGGCGGCACATTTAATCCGGATGAATTGAAAGATAAAGTGAAGCCACATTTGATCTTCCTGAGCTGCGGAAGTAAAGAGCGCCCGGACGGTGTAAAGAAAGCGGTGTCATCTTTGAAAGAAGCAGGTTATAACGCAGTTTCATATGTATCGGAAAATACAGCGCACGAATTTCTAACCTGGCGGCGAAGCCTGAAGGAACTGGCTCCTTTGTTGTTTCGACAAAATTGA
- a CDS encoding family 43 glycosylhydrolase: protein MLKKSFFLVSQLVMVFVCKSLFAQNPFITGQYTADPSARVFGDSVYVYPSHDIPVVPGKGRPGWFCMEDYHVFSSGNLREWTDHGVIITQNKVPWVKPDSYNMWAPDCIFRNGKYYFYFPATPADTSGGKGFAIGVAVADKPTGPFVPQPSPIKNVKGIDPNVFIDNDGQAYLYWSQGHIFGAKLKDNMLELASEPFILLNLPEKGLKEGPYLFERRGSYYLTYPHVENKIERLEYAVGDNPLGPFKKTGVIMDESPTGCWTNHHSIIKFRNQWYLFYHHNDYSPKFDKNRSVRLDSLFFNEDGTIRKVIPTLRGVGLTPALQKIQIDRYSKISDRGISIAFIDTADRFKGWKTRFNSADAWLQYNRVDFGSKAPGSVSVLASSKTSGILEIRLNSLSGPVIAEVEVPVTASWKVVNAKLSKRYTGQKDLFVVMKGEGDVEVDWLCFEKEGSY, encoded by the coding sequence ATGCTTAAGAAAAGTTTCTTCCTTGTTTCGCAATTGGTGATGGTATTTGTTTGTAAAAGCCTTTTTGCTCAGAATCCCTTCATCACAGGGCAGTATACTGCTGATCCATCTGCCAGGGTCTTTGGCGACAGTGTATATGTTTATCCGTCTCATGATATTCCGGTAGTGCCTGGTAAGGGCCGCCCCGGTTGGTTCTGTATGGAAGACTACCATGTGTTTTCTTCCGGAAATCTTAGGGAATGGACAGATCACGGGGTGATCATCACGCAGAACAAGGTGCCATGGGTGAAGCCTGACAGCTACAACATGTGGGCTCCCGACTGCATTTTCAGAAATGGGAAATACTATTTTTATTTCCCTGCCACTCCCGCTGATACAAGCGGGGGAAAGGGGTTCGCTATTGGAGTGGCTGTGGCCGACAAACCGACAGGCCCTTTTGTTCCCCAGCCTTCTCCGATAAAAAATGTGAAAGGAATAGACCCGAATGTGTTTATTGACAATGACGGACAGGCTTATTTGTACTGGTCGCAGGGGCATATATTCGGCGCAAAGCTGAAAGATAACATGCTTGAACTGGCATCTGAACCTTTTATCCTTCTGAATCTTCCTGAAAAAGGATTGAAGGAAGGTCCTTATTTATTTGAACGTAGGGGGAGCTATTACTTAACCTATCCCCATGTTGAAAATAAGATAGAACGCCTTGAATATGCTGTAGGCGATAATCCATTAGGACCCTTTAAAAAGACAGGCGTGATTATGGACGAATCTCCAACAGGTTGCTGGACCAACCATCATTCTATCATTAAATTCCGGAATCAATGGTATCTGTTTTATCATCATAATGATTACTCCCCGAAATTCGACAAGAACAGGTCGGTGAGGCTGGATAGTCTGTTCTTTAATGAAGACGGAACTATCAGAAAAGTAATACCCACTTTGAGAGGCGTAGGCCTGACGCCTGCATTACAGAAAATACAGATCGACCGTTATAGTAAAATAAGTGACAGGGGCATTTCCATTGCGTTTATTGACACAGCCGATCGTTTTAAAGGATGGAAAACAAGGTTTAATTCTGCAGATGCATGGCTGCAGTATAACCGTGTAGATTTTGGGAGTAAAGCACCCGGATCGGTAAGCGTGCTGGCTTCTTCGAAAACTTCAGGGATTCTTGAGATACGGCTGAACTCATTGTCCGGGCCGGTGATCGCCGAGGTGGAAGTTCCTGTTACTGCTTCATGGAAAGTGGTCAATGCGAAGCTGTCAAAAAGGTATACAGGGCAAAAAGACCTGTTCGTGGTAATGAAAGGTGAGGGCGATGTAGAAGTCGACTGGCTATGCTTCGAAAAAGAGGGCTCGTATTAA
- a CDS encoding glycoside hydrolase family 43 protein, producing MKPIIISCIILLTALQLAAQENREIFFADPTIYVEGGKYYMTGTGGNHGRPGFNVLESTDLKSWAPPAGATDSVYMILNKGDAAYGTRGFWAPQILRERDTYYLAYTANEQTVLAQSKSVLGPYRQKNITPIDGSVKNIDPFIFRDDDGKYYLYHVRFNNGNYLWVAEFDLKTGKLKPETLKRCFGQTEAWEATPNYKSAPIMEGPTVVKLQGKYYLFYSANHFENIDYSVGYAVSDTPYGPWVKQRNSPIIHRSLLGENGSGHGDLFEGLDGQLYYVYHVHFDRGRVSPRRTRIVPIVKQWDAEAGLYKFSVKAPEVIVPVLK from the coding sequence ATGAAACCTATTATTATCAGTTGCATCATTTTGCTCACTGCTCTGCAACTAGCAGCTCAGGAGAATAGAGAAATATTTTTTGCCGACCCGACTATCTACGTTGAAGGCGGCAAATATTACATGACCGGGACGGGAGGAAATCATGGACGACCGGGGTTTAATGTTCTTGAGTCTACAGATTTGAAGTCGTGGGCTCCGCCTGCAGGGGCAACAGACTCGGTATACATGATACTGAACAAGGGTGATGCGGCTTATGGGACCAGGGGATTCTGGGCGCCACAGATACTCAGGGAAAGGGATACTTATTACCTGGCATATACCGCTAATGAACAAACAGTATTAGCTCAGTCAAAGTCGGTATTGGGGCCTTACCGTCAAAAGAATATCACTCCAATTGACGGTTCAGTCAAGAATATTGACCCTTTCATTTTCAGAGACGACGACGGCAAGTATTATTTATACCATGTTCGTTTTAATAACGGCAATTACTTGTGGGTGGCGGAGTTTGATCTGAAGACGGGCAAGCTCAAACCTGAAACCTTAAAGAGGTGTTTTGGCCAGACTGAAGCCTGGGAGGCTACTCCAAATTATAAATCGGCACCAATTATGGAAGGCCCTACGGTTGTCAAACTACAAGGTAAATACTATCTGTTTTATTCAGCCAACCATTTTGAAAATATAGACTATTCTGTTGGTTATGCGGTTTCTGATACGCCTTATGGCCCCTGGGTAAAGCAAAGGAATAGTCCGATCATTCATCGGTCCTTACTGGGTGAAAATGGTTCCGGTCATGGAGATCTGTTTGAAGGACTAGACGGGCAATTGTATTATGTATACCATGTTCACTTTGACCGTGGACGGGTAAGCCCAAGGAGGACACGTATCGTTCCGATCGTAAAACAATGGGATGCCGAGGCTGGCCTTTATAAGTTCAGTGTGAAAGCACCTGAGGTTATTGTGCCTGTACTTAAATGA
- a CDS encoding sulfatase-like hydrolase/transferase, whose translation MVKKLVLLNFTIVFVLVISCTQRKAKISQKPNIVFIYVDDLGYGDVSCYGAKSVITPNVDKLARNGLLFTDAHCSASTCTPSRFSLLTGSYAFRNNAAILPGDAPLIINTAQETLPAMLKKAGYKTGVVGKWHLGLGDGSPDWNGDIKPGPLEIGFDYSFLIPATPDRVPTVFVENHKVVNLDPSDPIIVNYNKRIGPDPIGLEDEELMKMKADSQHSGTIVNGISRIGFMSGGHKAYWKDEEFPNVLTVKAKEFISQNMSRPFFLYFALPDIHVPRAPNQKFAGATKMGPRGDVIVQMDWMAGEVIKTLKELRIDKNTLIIFSSDNGPVLDDGYTDQAVTNLGTHQPAGIFKGGKYSAYEGGSRVPTIAYWPGIIKPGKSDALISQVDFFASLANLVGQDIAGKSTAPDSFDMLSVLLGESTKGRETMIEESFTMSLRSGDWKYIAPQTKSTPDWLANKDVASGLQNTPQLYNLKKDPKEKNNLANHYPDKVKEMAIKLNQLIKSPTTKK comes from the coding sequence ATGGTTAAAAAGCTTGTTCTATTGAATTTTACGATTGTCTTCGTCTTAGTGATTTCGTGTACTCAAAGGAAGGCTAAAATCAGCCAAAAGCCTAATATCGTGTTTATATATGTTGATGATCTTGGATATGGCGATGTAAGTTGCTACGGAGCAAAGTCGGTAATCACACCGAACGTTGATAAACTGGCAAGGAATGGGCTTCTTTTTACCGATGCCCATTGCTCGGCTTCCACTTGTACGCCGTCGAGATTTTCGCTGTTAACGGGAAGTTATGCTTTCAGAAATAACGCCGCCATTTTACCTGGTGACGCGCCGTTGATTATAAATACAGCACAGGAAACCTTGCCTGCTATGTTAAAAAAAGCGGGATATAAAACTGGTGTGGTTGGTAAATGGCATTTGGGCCTCGGGGATGGATCGCCGGATTGGAACGGAGATATTAAACCGGGACCTCTGGAGATTGGTTTTGACTATAGCTTTCTAATTCCTGCCACGCCAGACCGTGTACCAACTGTTTTTGTTGAAAACCATAAGGTTGTAAATCTTGATCCCTCTGATCCTATAATTGTAAATTACAATAAACGTATAGGTCCCGATCCCATTGGCCTGGAAGATGAAGAGTTAATGAAAATGAAAGCTGATAGTCAACACAGCGGTACAATCGTGAATGGCATCAGCCGGATAGGTTTCATGAGCGGCGGGCACAAAGCCTATTGGAAAGACGAAGAATTTCCGAATGTTTTGACTGTAAAGGCTAAAGAGTTTATAAGTCAAAATATGAGCCGGCCCTTTTTTCTCTATTTTGCTTTGCCAGATATACACGTACCCAGAGCGCCAAATCAAAAGTTTGCGGGCGCCACTAAAATGGGGCCAAGGGGAGATGTTATTGTACAGATGGATTGGATGGCGGGGGAGGTGATAAAAACGCTGAAAGAATTGAGAATTGACAAAAATACACTCATCATATTCAGCAGTGATAACGGTCCTGTTCTGGATGACGGTTATACAGATCAGGCTGTTACAAATCTTGGAACTCACCAACCTGCAGGCATTTTCAAAGGAGGTAAATATAGTGCTTATGAAGGAGGTTCAAGAGTACCAACAATTGCTTACTGGCCGGGTATAATAAAACCGGGTAAAAGTGATGCATTGATTAGCCAGGTTGATTTTTTTGCATCTCTCGCCAACTTAGTGGGCCAGGATATTGCCGGAAAATCTACTGCTCCTGATAGTTTTGATATGCTCTCCGTTTTATTAGGTGAATCTACGAAAGGCAGGGAAACTATGATTGAAGAGTCATTTACCATGTCTTTGCGTTCCGGCGATTGGAAATACATCGCACCTCAAACTAAGTCTACGCCTGACTGGCTTGCAAATAAGGACGTTGCTTCCGGCCTGCAAAACACTCCTCAATTATATAATTTGAAAAAAGATCCTAAAGAAAAGAATAATTTAGCGAACCATTATCCTGATAAAGTGAAGGAGATGGCCATTAAGTTAAACCAGTTGATTAAATCACCTACAACAAAGAAATGA
- a CDS encoding family 43 glycosylhydrolase, whose product MIKELNFKKYTLLWIIISMFSFACAQVKENQMYSSPQAPVGNKRLTVPSSVKPVLNEWMRDAFVMHGPDGNYYLTGTTAAHGRRFRDEPHCWDYNDGIYMWTSKDLKNWSPLGLVWSFDKDAAEWQKKGKPIKPGAKSVNGDLLDSVYRALWAPELHYIKSRKKWIIAACMNGGMGSFILESTSGKPEGPYVNIPANKNGAIFPDIDLSVFEDEDKSVYLVGHNHLITKMNDDLSDIVEPFKEFKETPYNPEPYIEGVWLDKHNGKYQLLQTVWSVKQPNGTYSYIGNKGNSKDVHSYDVVVSEADNIYGPYGPRYPAILEGGHNNLFKDSKGEWWSTTFFNPRGAMGRRFPVTCRVGLVPVKWVDGKLMPDSERASQFYKNFKAKDEIIK is encoded by the coding sequence ATGATTAAAGAACTCAATTTTAAAAAATACACTCTCTTATGGATAATTATATCCATGTTTTCCTTCGCTTGTGCTCAAGTGAAGGAAAATCAAATGTACAGCAGCCCTCAAGCTCCGGTCGGGAATAAACGACTAACGGTTCCTTCGTCTGTAAAGCCTGTTTTAAATGAATGGATGAGAGATGCGTTTGTAATGCATGGGCCGGATGGTAACTATTATTTAACCGGCACTACTGCAGCTCATGGACGCCGGTTTCGTGACGAACCGCATTGTTGGGATTATAATGATGGCATCTATATGTGGACGTCGAAAGATTTAAAAAACTGGAGCCCACTGGGCTTAGTTTGGTCTTTCGATAAGGATGCCGCAGAGTGGCAAAAAAAGGGTAAGCCAATAAAACCAGGAGCTAAATCGGTGAATGGAGATTTACTGGACTCGGTCTACAGAGCGCTTTGGGCACCTGAATTGCACTATATTAAGAGCCGGAAAAAATGGATTATTGCCGCTTGTATGAACGGTGGTATGGGCTCGTTCATTTTAGAAAGTACTTCAGGCAAACCTGAAGGGCCCTATGTAAATATACCGGCTAACAAAAACGGCGCTATTTTTCCGGATATAGATTTAAGCGTTTTTGAGGATGAGGATAAGAGTGTTTATCTGGTAGGTCATAATCATCTGATTACGAAAATGAACGATGATTTAAGCGATATAGTTGAACCTTTCAAAGAGTTTAAAGAAACTCCATATAATCCGGAACCATACATCGAAGGCGTTTGGTTAGATAAGCATAACGGCAAGTATCAACTTCTGCAAACGGTATGGTCAGTTAAACAGCCTAACGGAACATATTCTTACATAGGGAATAAGGGAAACTCGAAAGATGTTCATAGTTATGATGTGGTGGTTTCGGAAGCGGATAATATCTATGGACCATATGGACCGCGATATCCGGCTATTTTAGAGGGAGGGCACAATAATCTGTTCAAAGATTCTAAAGGGGAATGGTGGTCGACCACTTTTTTCAACCCCAGAGGAGCCATGGGCAGGAGGTTTCCGGTTACCTGCAGAGTCGGTTTAGTTCCCGTGAAGTGGGTAGACGGCAAGTTAATGCCCGACTCAGAACGAGCCAGCCAGTTTTACAAAAATTTTAAAGCAAAAGATGAAATCATTAAATAA